DNA sequence from the Fuscovulum ytuae genome:
TTTCCGTGACCGGCATCGCAGGCCCCGGCGGATCAGAGTTCAAGCCAGAGGGGCGCGTCTGTTTCGGGCTGGCGCAGGCGGGCAAGGCCACACTGGTCGAGACGGTCGATTTCGGCCCCTTGGGCCGCGCCGAGGTCCGCCGCGCCACGGTGGACCATGCGCTGGTGTTGATGGCGCGGGCCTTGACCTGACACCGCGCGCCCAGGCGCATCCCCCGGGGCCCTGCCCCGGACCCCGGAGTATTTTTCGCCAAGATGAAGCCCGCCGCTTTAGGGATGTTCGGCGAAAAAGCGCAGGATTTCGGCATTGGCGGTGATGTCGCGCGTGCCGCCTTGGCGGGGGGCGCGGCGGCTGCCGGGCCAAGCATGGCCACCGCCTTCGATCGTGAGGATGCGGATCTGGGTGACCCCGGCATTGTCGGCATAGTTTCTTTCCACAACGCGCATCCCATCCTCAGCCCGATCAATCACCCGTTCGGTGCGGGCGAGCATCTGGAAGGGCGCAAGGAACGCCGCCTCGACCGAAGCAACAGAGGCAAAGCTTGCGCGCAGGCCCTTGCCCATGCCGCCCGCATAAGGCACCCGGTCATCCGCCCTGCCATGGATGTGCAAAAGCGGGACCGGGCCCTTGGGCGTGACCCGCGCCGTATCCAGAGTGCCCGCCACACCCGCCACCGCCCGCACCTTTCCGGGGCGCTGGGCGGCATAGGTTTCGGCCATCATCGCACCGTTTGACATGCCCGTCAGATAGACCCGCGCCGGGTTCAGCCCGAAGCGCCGAATGGCATCGGCAATCACCGCATCGAGAAAGGCCAGATCATCCACGCGCCGCCGCTGCGCCTGCCCGCAGCAATAGCCCGCATTCCACGTCGCCGCCCGCCCCGTCCCTTCGGGATAAATGACGGCATATCCCTGTCCGTTGGCCGGCGCCGAAAGCCCCGAATTTCGCGCGAACTGATCCGCGCCACCCCCGCCGCCATGCAGGGCCACGATCAAAGGCGCACCGGCCGGGGCTTGCGGCAGGTCGATCCGGTAGAACCGATCCCCCAGAGGCACGGTTTCCGCCGCGACTGGCAGCGCCAAAAGCAGGAGGAGGGAGAGGACAAGACGGAACATGGCGACGCTCCAACTGGCGATCGGGACTGTTCCCCTGAACGCCGCAGCCGAAGCTTTCCGTCGCCCTAAACCTTCGGCCCGTGCAATTCCGCCGCGCGCCGTTCGAAGGCGCGCACCACGC
Encoded proteins:
- a CDS encoding alpha/beta hydrolase family esterase, translating into MFRLVLSLLLLLALPVAAETVPLGDRFYRIDLPQAPAGAPLIVALHGGGGGADQFARNSGLSAPANGQGYAVIYPEGTGRAATWNAGYCCGQAQRRRVDDLAFLDAVIADAIRRFGLNPARVYLTGMSNGAMMAETYAAQRPGKVRAVAGVAGTLDTARVTPKGPVPLLHIHGRADDRVPYAGGMGKGLRASFASVASVEAAFLAPFQMLARTERVIDRAEDGMRVVERNYADNAGVTQIRILTIEGGGHAWPGSRRAPRQGGTRDITANAEILRFFAEHP